Proteins encoded within one genomic window of Prauserella marina:
- a CDS encoding LuxR C-terminal-related transcriptional regulator, which produces MRFTALPPPRGHVRRARLSRLLDEWESGGTPRVALLCAPPGYGKSTMLADWLGDRRRTCPPGRTALVSVLDGDNDPRALNAALATAARTPRADTLAATLGGLTQPLTLVVDHLHRLSAPEAWHDLETLLCSLPPNLRLVLSTRERPPLAVHRLHVAGRLRDIGAAELALTRAETVTVLRNHGVTLPEADLGFLVALTEGWPVGVRLAAEALGGAADHAAALAAFAGTDPALAEYFRGEVLSGFTGSQREILLRTSGCERFTPELASELTGADDIGGDLGRLRGAGALTIEYGAGGPWLRQHPLTRTWLAAEFASGSPPASRRAERVSAIWFSANGKPLTALRHAVRSRDTDLVADLVVRHGPGLVLSGHMAALHDVLPSPPPSPAASPCVGLTLAIAGLALGDRRAAETVLARLGLNRHAATSGTASRPPVNEDEQGLARIAMAHRARLTGRWVPQVAQLDLHVDGLRSHDLYLLGLVNRGTALLWLGDYGAAEEDLANALHLARLGGYRYAVLHCLAHLAASTGARGDLPALHRAAEEALRYATDTGLDTTPSACTAYVASAWAAFERADDTAASAYAELAARTLSPANDRMIALATGSMSALATAGTDPCEALRRLREHWNTVRKEETVQPALVAWASGVEHRLALRLGRLEWATEAEHRAAEWLGPGGESELLRAKALFHQGRLSAAKAHLDRIVTGEAAGTFFGTGIEARLLLAVLALRLRDPQEAHGRLLASLELAAAHGALRPFREHGTAVRELIAAGAGRLGSVRDFADEVLAVLPPESVAPSAELTPRELALLRELQSLGTVADIAAELFVSANTVKTHLRNIYRKLGVASRREAVVTARRIGLL; this is translated from the coding sequence TGCGGCACTGGCCACGGCGGCCCGCACGCCACGGGCCGACACCCTCGCCGCCACGCTCGGCGGGCTGACCCAGCCGCTCACCCTCGTCGTCGATCACCTGCACCGGCTGAGCGCGCCAGAGGCGTGGCATGACCTCGAAACGCTGTTGTGCTCGTTGCCGCCGAACCTGCGCCTGGTGTTGAGTACGCGGGAGCGGCCCCCGCTCGCCGTGCACCGCCTGCACGTCGCGGGCAGGCTGCGCGACATCGGTGCGGCCGAGCTGGCGCTGACCCGGGCGGAAACCGTCACGGTGTTGCGCAACCACGGCGTCACGCTGCCGGAGGCGGATCTCGGCTTCCTGGTGGCGCTCACCGAGGGCTGGCCGGTCGGCGTGCGGCTCGCGGCAGAGGCACTCGGCGGTGCGGCCGATCACGCCGCGGCTCTCGCCGCGTTCGCGGGAACGGACCCAGCGCTCGCCGAGTATTTCCGTGGCGAGGTGCTGAGCGGTTTCACCGGTTCCCAGCGCGAGATTCTGTTGCGCACCAGCGGGTGTGAGCGGTTCACGCCCGAACTGGCGAGCGAGCTCACCGGCGCCGACGACATCGGTGGCGATCTCGGCCGGCTGCGCGGGGCGGGTGCGCTGACCATCGAGTACGGAGCCGGTGGTCCCTGGTTGCGCCAGCACCCGTTGACCAGAACCTGGCTGGCAGCGGAGTTCGCGAGCGGTTCGCCCCCGGCGTCGAGGAGAGCGGAGCGGGTTTCGGCGATCTGGTTCTCCGCCAACGGAAAACCGTTGACGGCGCTGCGGCACGCGGTCCGTTCTCGTGACACCGATCTCGTCGCCGATCTCGTCGTCAGGCACGGGCCCGGTCTCGTGCTGTCGGGGCACATGGCCGCGCTGCACGATGTGCTGCCCTCGCCGCCTCCTTCGCCGGCCGCGAGTCCGTGCGTCGGCCTGACCCTCGCGATCGCCGGGCTCGCGCTCGGCGACCGCAGGGCCGCCGAGACGGTGCTGGCGAGGCTGGGGCTCAACCGTCACGCGGCCACCTCGGGCACGGCGTCACGGCCGCCCGTGAACGAGGACGAGCAGGGACTCGCCCGCATTGCCATGGCCCACAGGGCCCGGTTGACCGGACGCTGGGTGCCGCAGGTCGCTCAGCTCGACCTGCACGTGGATGGGCTCCGTTCCCACGACCTGTACCTGCTGGGGCTCGTCAACAGGGGCACCGCGCTGCTGTGGCTCGGCGACTACGGCGCGGCGGAGGAGGACCTGGCCAACGCACTGCACCTCGCGAGGCTCGGCGGGTACCGCTACGCGGTGCTGCACTGCCTCGCCCACCTGGCCGCGTCCACCGGAGCGCGGGGTGACCTGCCCGCGCTGCACCGCGCGGCGGAAGAAGCGCTGCGCTACGCCACGGACACCGGTCTGGACACGACTCCCTCGGCGTGCACCGCCTACGTCGCCTCGGCGTGGGCCGCTTTCGAACGCGCCGACGACACCGCGGCATCGGCCTACGCCGAACTCGCCGCGCGCACGCTGAGCCCGGCCAACGACAGGATGATCGCGCTGGCAACCGGCTCCATGTCCGCGCTCGCCACGGCAGGCACCGATCCGTGCGAAGCGCTGCGGAGATTGCGCGAACACTGGAACACGGTGCGGAAGGAGGAAACGGTCCAGCCCGCGCTGGTGGCGTGGGCGTCGGGGGTGGAGCACCGGCTCGCGCTCAGGCTCGGCAGGCTTGAGTGGGCGACGGAGGCCGAGCACCGGGCGGCCGAGTGGCTCGGGCCGGGAGGGGAGAGCGAACTGCTGCGCGCCAAGGCGCTGTTCCATCAGGGACGCCTCTCGGCGGCGAAAGCGCACCTCGACCGGATCGTGACCGGTGAGGCCGCCGGCACGTTCTTCGGTACGGGAATCGAGGCCCGGCTGCTGCTTGCCGTGCTCGCGCTGCGGTTGCGGGATCCGCAGGAGGCGCACGGACGGCTGCTCGCGTCACTTGAGCTCGCGGCCGCGCATGGCGCGTTACGGCCCTTCCGCGAACACGGAACGGCGGTGCGCGAGCTGATCGCCGCCGGTGCGGGCAGGCTCGGTTCCGTGCGGGACTTCGCCGACGAGGTGCTCGCGGTTTTGCCACCCGAGTCCGTGGCACCGTCGGCCGAACTCACGCCGAGGGAACTGGCTCTGCTGAGAGAGTTGCAGTCACTGGGCACGGTCGCCGACATCGCGGCCGAACTGTTCGTCTCCGCCAACACGGTCAAGACCCATCTGCGCAACATCTACCGCAAACTCGGCGTCGCCTCCCGCAGGGAAGCCGTCGTCACCGCGCGTCGCATCGGGCTGCTGTGA